The Diceros bicornis minor isolate mBicDic1 chromosome 14, mDicBic1.mat.cur, whole genome shotgun sequence genome segment ATGACCCTTGGTCAAACTCTGAGAGATAAAATACTAGAATGTTCACATAGTTGCTGGGTAATGATGTTATTCTACACACCTGAAGTAGTGGCTTATTATGAACCAGGTGATCAGCATATTTAAAGTAATCATAAATATTCATGATAAGTATCTGGTGTCTGGTTTGGGGTCCACCCCATGGCTGGTCATGTGGTAGGTATGTGACCACCTCCTTTGAAGAACTTTGGGCTCCAATATTCAAACAGACTTTGGAGGACAAGAAAGCCTTCTCTAGTCTTTGCTTGTGGATATCTTTTTCCTGCTGTGTCTGCACTGTTTCCTTTACTATAATAAATCTTAACCTTGCATATATGTTGAATCACGTGAGTTCTTCCAGAGAATCACCCAACTAGTGAGTGGTCATGGGCCTACCAGAAACAACTATCATTTTCCCTTGTTCGCATTGCACTTAGTGTATAACCTTCTTAAAGAAATATCTCATTCTACTACGCATACTTACATAATTACTTGTTTAAAAGCATATCTAGACTGTAAGCTACTTAATGCCTTTTgttagcacctagcacagtatcTGACATAAATCTCTGAATATGAATCCtttctgaaagaaagaaatataaaacagttgacatatatactttaaaaaataagcacAGAGAATAGTTCTGTTAGAAATTGTAAAGGAAGGTAGAGGGTGGAGACACATTTTCTAATAGCGACCACAGAAGCGGTTTTCTCAGGTCAGAGTTCAATCGTGGCCACCAAAACTCTGCATTCTGTCTCAAATTGTTACTTATTTACTCCAAAGAGGAAGACTCTCGTAGTTGCAAAGAATCTGTGCCAGGATGGCCCAGTAGATATCTAGTCTAGCGCCTTCACCACATGGCCACAACTACCTAACAAGTAGTGCTTTCTGAATTAtgcatagaaggaaataaaactcCGTACCTTtgcttccacctctgtcctcaccCCTGCACTCAGCTTATTTCAGCATTTTCCCGGCTTCATAGGACAACGAGAACTGTCATAATAACTGGCGGCAACAATAGCACGGTCACTTTGGCAACCAGAAGAAGTCCGGTTTACTAAGAGAGGACATATTAGTTAATGAAAATTGAGTATCCATGAACGACACGTGTAACTGCAGAGAATGTAAACAATTTCAGCTTATTTTCAGGAAacaattttaatttcagaattgAAAAAAAGACTCCATTTAATTCTCTTTCCTTATTGTGAAACTAAGCCATAAAATTTTAAtcaaaggcaaagaaagaaaacaggaagcCTCGTTAGCAGAGGATGGTTTCGATCCATCGACCTCTGGGTTATGGGCCCAGCACGCTTCCGCTGCGCCACTCTGCTCCCTACGACAGTCTAATCTCTAAGAATACCCTTAACTCTACTAAGAGGCGATTTATTCAGACTATCTTTCGTCAAAAAGTCTGCGGGAGGTCGCCTATTTATTTTAGCATCTTGGCTACCAAAAGTTGCTAATTCTCTTTAGGATAACGTCGCTaccagaattaaagagaaaacaaaactagGAGTAGAGAAGTAAGGATTAACACACTGTTACTGGGCGCAGAGGTCGGGTGGGTGGCTAGATATTCAAAAGAGAATTACACGTTTTAATaaacagggaaagaaaagaaaacaagccgGGAAAGGAACCCGGGCTTCTGTGCGGCGGGCGACAATTGTATCAGGGAATCACCAACCACGTATTCACTTATGGGAAGAAAACTCTCTTAGTCAGGTTTCCCTCGGTTAGTGATGGAGAGTGTGAAGTCTTGCAACGTTTAACTCCTCTGCAGTGGGGTTTCGGCTCGAAGGGGCTTTGCCGCTGGGAGCAGAAACGCCGGAAGCACTGTAAACGTGCGGGCAAAGCAGGACTCCGTATTCCAACGAAGGTAGCTGCAGTTCTGGGCGCGTGGGTCAAGGCTCCTGTGCGGTCGTCCCAAAACATCTGAAGCAGTAAAAGATAaccaatgaaaaatattaatttctttggTCTGACGCAGTCGGGAAAAACTTCCGAAACCTCCTACTTGGGGACGCAGAACGCGCCAGAGACGCCTCCACAGAGGGCACGCTCGGCGTGCGTGCGGACGACTCGTCCGTGACGTCATCTCGAACGGGCCTACGGGGGAAGAGGGCCGGCGCGCGGGGTGGGCGGTGCGCAGGGGGGGAGGCGGCGCGCTGGGCGGGATAAGCAGATTTTCCTGCCTGCGCGCCTTCAGTCTTCAATTAGGTCCGCAATCCGCACATATAAGGGAATTGCGTCCGTACTTTCGCTGCTCTCTTAAGTTTGGTCTGAGCTGAGTAGTCATGTCTGGACGTGGTAAAGGTGGAAAGGGGCTGGGAAAGGGGGGTGCTAAGCGCCATAGGAAGGTTCTGCGAGACAATATTCAGGGTATTACCAAACCGGCCATCCGTCGTTTGGCTCGGCGTGGCGGTGTCAAGCGGATATCCGGCCTCATCTATGAGGAGACTCGTGGGGTGCTCAAAGTCTTTCTGGAGAACGTGATTCGGGACGCCGTCACTTACACGGAGCACGCCAAACGAAAGACGGTCACCGCCATGGACGTGGTCTACGCGCTCAAGCGCCAGGGTCGTACACTTTACGGCTTCGGCGGCTAAGTCACCCGTTTTCAGCAGCCTAACAGCTTTTCTCAATCAAAGGCCCTTTTCAGGGCCGCCCAAGTATTTCTATAAAAGAGCTTAGCGTTTTTGTCTGGTTTAAGCTTTGGTCGTTTCACTGTTGTTCCGTGGTGGTTACGGCTCAGTTTCAATTCATAAGTTAGTTTTAATTTCACGTTTTCGAAAAGAAGGCATTCAAAATTGTAGTGGTATGCGTGTGTATAACCATTACATGCTGTCGCTGCTTTGATTTGTATTTACATAACAAGGCTTTCTGGATGCTTATATTTTAGGTGCCAGTGAAAGCTCCCGTGGTGGTGGTGACCTGCTTCCtcaagaagctttttagttttcgAGTTCTTAAAAGTTGTAAGTCGTGTGTATGCGTGGTTTTCGAGTACTATAGAGAAGTAGGATTAAACAGCCCGGGAGGTAGGACAGATCCCCCTTTTCCTGCCTGTGTTCCCGTGCTCAAAATGGCGGAGGCGGCGAGGAACAAAGAAAGCCCGCGCCCCGGCGGCGGCAAGGGGAGCCCTGGAACAAAGGCGAATTCACGAGCGGAACCGAGCGTCCCCCTAGGCAGGAGCGCTCTCCTGGGCTCACAGTGCGTGCGCTGTTGCTTTCCTTGCCGAAGAAGCCTCTGTTGTACAAAAGGCGCttggggaaaaatgaaaatgcacgcGTGGGGAAAGCTGGCAAGAATTGTTCAGCATAGAGGCCAATTGTGACTTCCTGTTACGAGAATTTAACGTAGGTGGAAGGATGTTGCTTAATGAACAATATGTAGATGTCACCTAAATTTAAGTAGACATGATAGCATTTTTTACAGTATACATACAGGCATCAGGCTATTTCACCCCAAATTATCAGGTatgcattacaagaaaaaaaactccCATATAATCAgacttaaataaaacaaaattcccTCATATCTATTACTcagttcacattaaaaaaaaatcccgaTTATGCCCCAAATGTCTTAGAGATCAGATTTGCTCAGAGGACGATCCCATCGCCCCTTTGGTTCTGTCTCAGGTCTCTTAATCTGCAAcagttttctcctcttctcccacccttttttttttttttttgacattgatTTGCTGGAGACCTGACCTACAGAATGTCCTTCTGGTTTGGCTTGTATCCTGATGGGGTCATTTTACTTGTCTGCTATATACCCTGTCTGCCCAGCAAGGTAGAAGTAATTTCCATAGACATGATTGAAATCACGTCAACTTTGTTGTCAAGGAACAGTTTATAGACGATGTTATCTGTATGCTACTTGCACCACATCAGGGGCACGTGATGTCAGGCTTATCCAAATTCGAGATGCTAGATGGATCAATCACCGGCTTAGGGTGATTAGTTCCATTATAAAATCAGGTTTTTCCTCCTTGTGGGCAGCAAATCATCTGTAGAGTGTGATACTTTGACTTCAGGAAAATCAATGGAGCCATTTTGAATCTGATCTAGTATTTTAAAGATATGGACTTTAGTGCTTAAATACGAAAAGAATCAGATGTAATTGAAGCTGAGGCACCAGTTTAAGGAGATAAAGTTATATGAGGATaatttaacaaataaacaaaattgagcaTATAGcttatgccaggtactgttctatgCTCTAGGAATTATAGCAGTGaataacagtgaacaaaacaatatTTCTATATTTGTGGAGGTTATATTTTATTGGAGGAGGGCACAAACAAACCAAGTAAAACATATACTATGTCAGATGGTACTAAGTGCTATGCAGATCACTGAAGTAGGGAAAGGCATCAAGTGTGAAGGAAGGAGGCAATGTTTGAAATGTGGTCAGGCAAGGCCTTACTGATAAAGTGATGGTTGGggaaaaaagatggagaaagtgaAGTTGCAAATAGAAGGAAGACCAAAATAGAAAGCCTGGAGATAGCAAGGAGTTATTGTGTCTGGGCAGGGGAAGGGCGAGGGAGTGTGGAGGAAAAAGAGATAAGGTCTGAGAGGTAAATGGAGGTCAGCAGTTCCTGTATGGCCTTGTAGGCCAGTGTAATACTTtaacttttactctgagtgaggtaGGAGCCATTGTAGGGTTTTCAGCAGAGGAtggacatgatctgatttatattttaaaatgatctgTCTAGCTGCCTGGTGGAGAATAGACTGTGATGGGGCCAGGGTAGGagtagggagaccagttaggaggctgctaTGATAACACAGTTGAGAGATGACAGTGGCTTGGACCAGTGTATTAGTGTAGGAGGCTGTGAAAAGTGGCTGGATTCTGTACATGTTTTGAAGGTAGGGTTGCTAGTTTTTTTCTGAGCTAGTGAATGCAGGGTATGAGAGAAAGACAATTCATGGATGATCTCAGTGATTTTAGCTAGAGCAACTGGGATACAGATACCAACtgctaaaactgggaaaaatatgGGAGGAACAAGTTTTGGGGAGAATCATAGGCTTAGGATTGAATATGCAGAGTTTGAGATGATGCTTGTTATATATCTAAGAGGAAGACAGGAAATAGGCAGTTGGGTATATGAGTCTGCAGTTTAGGGAACATAATTGGGAGTTGTCACAGTATAACTGCCATGAGAGGAAAAAATCCACAAGATCTGATAACATCTCTTAGGAAAGAGGGTTGATATTGAAGAGAAGCAGTTCAAGGACTGAACCCTAGGTCAGGTAAATAACGAGGGTTTGCTCTGTATTCGTGACATGTGGATTCATAACTTACGGTTTTACAAGTGCCTTCTgtaattctcccttcctcctgtgATTCTCAGAATAAGCAGAATAAATATTATCCTAAGACAGGAGAGGGGAAATACTCAAGAAATCTGCTTGAACCCTGCCTGCGCCCTCCTCTGATTAGTTGAGCTGATTCAGAGACACTTTTTTCAATTTTGAAACAAAGAAATTTAAACAAATCAGTTCCCAAATGCAATAGTGTTAGTCTATGTCAAAGTTTTCTCTATTCTgtatcaaaaggagaaaaataaaggcaatgtagtaaatttttcttaatattaaaaGTTAATGCAATTTATTTGGTATAAAGGGCCAAATTTATTTGGTATAAAGCTTTCTTGTTTCGAGGTTATCTTTAATACCTTTGAGGTGATAAAAATATAGTTCTTTTATGAAATAAGATTGATAGTAGTCTTCTCAATTGTTGGCAGCCCCATGGCAGTCTTTGGGGTGGCCCTAGCTTTTCCTAGTCTGAGAATGATTGTGGACAATGATTTCTTGATTCTCTTTGAGCTTTAAAAGTGTAGCAGCTTTTCTGAAGATGATTCTTCATTCTGGCCAGACACTACAGTGAGGTTAGGCAAAGGGAGCAGGAGGTGTGGGAAGAAAAAAGGGATAAAAAGCTACCAATCAGCTCTTGTGTGAGTTTCCAGAGTCCCTTCCTTATAACCCAACACATCTGGCTATTAAACGAGGTACTCTTAGTTCTAGTGCGGGACCAGAAGCTCCCTGGAAAATAAGCCACATATTACTTGAATTGGCAAGCAAAGGCAGGGAAGTCTGCCAGGCACTAGCTTGTCCTCAAAACAGTTCAGGAGAAAGACATGGTTCTAAAGAGGGGTGTAGACTGTTAAAGGGATTTGCCAGACAAGGAACCATAATTAGTGTCAAATACTAGTAGGCTTTTCCGCCCGCTGCCTTGTTCAAGGCCTCAGGACTCTGAGATTCCAATATGGGCAGGACCAAGGGCACCTTCCCTATCACTTCAATCAGAGACTTTAGCCACAGCTAATATTTTAGAGAACGTTCTCTGTGCAGGCACCATCCTAAATGCTTTACTTGTGTTCTTTTATTGATCACCCAGCAATGCTATGCGATAGTTActaattattattcccattttagaggtaAGAACATGCTCACAGAGGGTTTGAGTAGTTTGCCCAAACTCAGTATTCAAACAGGCAGTCAGGTCTGTGTCATGTCCTGGGGGATTCCCCCTTAAATCATGCTTGTATATTTCTTTTCATGAATgcactgttttaaaatttatttaaaattaactcTGGAGAACAAGAAAGGAATGCCTTAATTATACATGGGGTTTAGGGAATTTTCTTCCTAAGCCCCGTTACAAAATTGAGTCACTTATTTCATGTTCACAGCAATCTGCTATGCAGGCATTTGCAGATAAAGATTTGTAGCTAATAAGTAGAAAATGAGGTTTTTGAGCTCAGGTTTATACTGCCAATGCCCATGGTTTCTCCTCCACACACAGTGCTCAGAAAAGTTAAACTTGCTGCCGGGTGATCCTTGGGTTCCAAGtctcattatatatatgtatatatttctaaaGAAACTTTGGCTGATAGAAGGATTTTGCTGTGCCTCCAAGAACATGTGTATCTTCTAACCGGTTTTACTTTTGTTCTAATGCTTTATTTTCCCTTTGACCCTAAGTTTCCCCATTCCTATGATTGCAACTAGCCTCTTGCTCTGGAAAAGTCTAACAAATAGTGCAGAAAGAGTCCTTAGAATTAGACAGATGGGGATTCAGATCTCAGTTTTATTTATGTAAGGGGCTAGTTACTTAACCTTCATTCCTCAGGTCattcagctgtaaaatgagagaTTCCATTTCCCAGGTAACTGCAGGATAAAATCAGTGACATGCTAGGAAGGAACACGTAAATGTTAATTCCTTGTaatccttttcttttaaaatcccaGGGAATAAAGAAGTAACTGGACAAGGTCATTCCAGGACACAGAGGAGAAAGTTTCGGGAGAATTCTGGGAATCCTTGGGGCTGAAAAGTGAAGAGCCTGACAGATTGAGGCAGATCTCCATCCCCTCAGCCCGCAGGAATCACAGGTTGTTGAATTAGCACTGGAGACTTTCACTTGCTTCCTCCCCTCCCATGTTATCCTGTTGCCTGTAGTGTCTCTTACACCCTTGTATATTAAGCTGAGTGGAAAATTCTAGTGGATGGTGAAACAGTTCCTGACCTGGCCAAGGTAAAATAATCCAAGAACGATGCATTCAGTGAAAAAATTAGTGGTCTTGAACGACGCAGGTATGAGAAAGACTGGGTGAGATCTGCTGTGGTTTACAAACGCAAGCTGCAGAGGTGGTTTCTCTATCAGATGCAGCTCTAACCGCTTGCAAACTAACAGTAGGAAGTTACAAAAAGTAGTTTCGTTTTCTCACGATTGATCTAATcttctcatttttgtttaaaagcCACTCGAAATTATTTAAGACTCCATATTTTCCCCTGGTTACTCCCCATTAAGGGGAATGGGGATGacaaaatgaaactgaaaacggGGAAAACACACCTCTCGAGGTGGAGACAATTCTAGATGAGCGAGATAAACGAGAACTCCAGGCTACGTTGTTTTTTAGTAGCTAAATGTAGGAGCCAAGTAGAACACACCACAATGTTAACTGCCTACAGAGGCACTCTTGGGCCTTCTTTCCGAACCGTAAGACGAAGTAATGTGTCCCGAGATTTATTACACTGACTACCCTAGCCATTTTCACATTTGGAGTTACAGATCTTTGAGACAACGTGGGTGGCTCTTAAAAGAGCCTTTTGTAATCGCTAGCGCTGTTACACACTATATTTACTTGGAGCTGGTGTACTTGGTGACAGCCTTGGTGCCCTCGGACACGGCGTGCTTGGCCAGCTCCCCGGGCAGCAGCAAGCGCACGGCCGTCTGGATCTCCCTGGACGTGATGGTCGAGCGTTTGTTGTAATGCGCCAGGCGCGACGCCTCGCCCGCGATGCGCTCGAAGATGTCGTTGACGAACGAGTTCATGATGCCCATGGCCTTGGACGAGATGCCGGTGTCGGGATGAACCTGCTTCAACACCTTGTACACGTACACGGAGTAGCTCTCCTTGCGACTGCGCTTGCGCTTCTTGCCGTCTTTCTTCTGCGCCTTGGTCACCGCCTTTTTAGAGCCCTTTTTCGGGGCAGGAGCAGACTTCGCTGGTTCAGGCATTGCAAAAACGTACACGCCACCTCTCAAATGAACGAAAACAAAATACACCCGCGAAGAAACGCCCTTGTTATTTGCTTGATGTATATGCAAATTAGGGATCGCAGAATTATGATTTCTGATTGGCTGTTTCAGTATCTTAACCTCTGATAGGCTCTTTCTTTACTCCAAACTCTCATTGGCTCTTTCCGTAGCTCAACCTTAGATAACTTGACCTTTCAACTATAGACACTCTATGTAAATTAGAAGTGGCGTTGTTTTAGACCTTCCTTTTGATTGGCTGAAGTTTGTGTTCGGTTAATACCATAGGCTGTTTTACCAAACCGGCGCAGAGTATAATAGTCTGGCTTCTTGAGTTCTGGTTATGCTTCAATTTCTTTCGTTCTTGTCGTGATCTTGGTATTTCATTATGTCTGGACGAGGCAAGCAGGGTGGCAAGGCTCGTGCTAAAGCCAAAACTCGCTCTTCTCGGGCCGGCCTTCAGTTCCCCGTGGGCCGAGTGCACCGCCTGCTCCGCAAGGGCAACTATGCCGAGCGGGTGGGGGCCGGCGCGCCGGTGTACCTGGCGGCGGTGCTGGAGTACCTGACGGCCGAGATCCTGGAGCTGGCGGGCAACGCGGCCCGCGACAACAAGAAGACGCGCATCATTCCGCGTCACCTACAGCTGGCCATCCGCAACGACGAGGAGCTCAACAAGCTGCTGGGCAAAGTCACTATTGCTCAGGGCGGTGTCCTGCCGAATATCCAGGCCGTGCTATTGCCTAAAAAGACCGAGAGTCATCACAAGACCAAGGGCAAGTGAACCAACTGAAATAGTCTGGGCAGCTACCACCTTTTCTATTACACAAAGGCTCTTTTCAGAGCCATCCACATTTTCACATAAAAAAAGCTTGTAACTCACTGGTTCTAAGTTGTACTGTTATGTTTTACTACAGCCTCTGTAGATAGTCACTGCGCATCGTGGCTATTTGTGGCACTATTGTGCTTGAATTATCCAGGGAAACGGGACTTTTACGAGAAAATGTTTAATATGATTAGGAGTTTTCGTATAATTGGAAGGAAGAAAGTTACAGGAAAGTTTACAAAACCTTTAGTTTTTGGATGAACAGGTTGACTCCATTGATGTTCCTTCATTAGTGCCCAGCACGTAAAGTATTTCTCCACAGAGGAGGGAAACCAAAAGTAAGGAACTAGTCAATTTTGGAGAAAAACTAATATTCTCCCCTGCGGAAAAGGCGGGTGGGGGTGGTAGACTGGAAGGTCATTTAAGGCTTACCGAATAGCAAAACGATAGAACCGTTGACAAATGGAAAATCAGCGCGGGCTTTTCAAATTCTGAACTGAAGCAAAATCCCATCTGGGCTACTATAGGGAAGTCAaccaacatttgttgagcactgtTGTTTGCTCGTCATCTCCGGGCGGGGCTCATTACCTGTGATTTCCTAGGCATTCCACCCTGGAACCCTGCCATATAGGTCAAAGGCTTCACAGAATGCAGATAGGAAATGGCAGTCCAATGCCATTTTCTGAACTGACTGTAGGTTCAGTTCAGAAAAAGTAACCGTCTGAGAGAACAAAATACAAGTAAATCTGTTCTCAAAGTGTGCCCTTCAGAATCTTAGGCCCCATTACATAGATCCACTGAATCAGAACTGGCATCTTACACCATCCCCAAGTGGTTCCCTATCTACTTTTTGAAATGCTCTGACTACATTAGAAAATCAACTCCTTTGAATTGCAGACTGTAAAAGGCGGGATTGGAATGTGGAGTAATTCATCCAATCAGAGTCTCTAGTAATTGACCAATCACCTCGTGGACTCGTCAGCCAATGGTTTTATTGCGCGGGACTTTTGAAAAAGCGCAAGGCCAATCAGAATGTTTTTGAGTATATATAAAGGCAACCTCTTCTGTCTTACATACCttactgtttctcagtttttcgGAAATGGCTCGGACCAAGCAAACAGCTCGTAAGTCTACTGGGGGGAAGGCCCCACGCAAACAGCTGGCCACCAAGGCGGCTCGCAAAAGTGCGCCGGCCACTGGCGGCGTGAAGAAGCCCCACCGCTACCGGCCCGGCACGGTGGCGCTGCGCGAGATCCGCCGCTACCAAAAGTCCACCGAGCTGTTGATCCGCAAGCTGCCCTTCCAGCGCTTGGTGCGCGAGATCGCGCAGGACTTCAAGACCGACTTGCGCTTCCAGAGCTCGGCCGTGATGGCGCTGCAGGAGGCGTGTGAGGCCTACCTGGTGGGGCTCTTTGAGGACACCAACCTGTGCGCCATCCACGCTAAGCGCGTCACCATCATGCCCAAAGACATCCAGCTCGCGCGCCGGATTCGTGGGGAGAGGGCGTAAAGCTTTTTCAGCACTGATTAATCCAACTCAAAGGCTCTTCTAAGAGCCACCTACTTTTCTCTTAAAATAGCTGTAACTAGACAATTCTATAGTTTTTACCAAGTCTTGGTTCTAATGTTTCTTGAAATTTTGTTTGAAATAGTGTGACTTAAGAGGTTTACATGGACATTTGTTACCATGAATTGCTGAGCAAACTTGGCTGGACTTATTTGCTGAGTATTGTGAAACTGCTGAGTTGAAAACTGTTCTGATGTTTCTGCCTGCTTAACTCCCTCTGCAGCCTTGTGCATTTTAAGTGGGTAGATCACAGGCAGAAGTTGCCTAAAGATGGGAATTTTTGCTCTGGCAGTGGGATGTAAATACGCTTAAGTTAAAAGTGAAGCAGTTTTGGCTTTATTGTGAAATGTTTGTCTACACATTAAGCAGTGAGAGCATTGTTTTGCTGATAGTTGGTTTCTCATAAAAAATTAGACTGCTCAATCAGGATTTCTAATGAGCTTATTGGTGGTAGAGCCCTAAGATATTTTACAGTCTTGGGACTCATAGTGTGGTCTCTCACCAGCATCATGGGCATCACTTGGGAGGTTGCTAGAAACATTCTCAGACTCCACCCAGGCCTACTGAGTCAGAGTCTATACTCCCAAGTTCACCTCAGGTGATTCTCATGAACACCAGTTAAGAATtgcctctatttttaaaaatggtgttTTTGGTCTCATCAAGAAAAGCAGCCTGTCTGAACTCTCACCAGGAGTAAGCGTTTGGAAACTGAACATTTGTTTATGTAATAAAAGTAAATGTTCTCTAAAGCAATTGCACATAACAAGGTGCAcctaagatagttttatttcattatagATCAGTGGTCTCCATGTTGAGTGCACATAACAGTCAATTGGAGGTTTCATAGAAATATTTCTGCTTGTGGTCCAATCAGTACCAATTTAATTGTGGGCCCaggcaatagtaattaaaactcCGGTGCTTCTAACAGGTAGCTAGGGCCAAGACTAGATGCTACATGAGTtctaatctttctttctttttttttttttgtgaggaagatcagccctgagctaacattcatgccaatcctcctccttttgctgaagaggactg includes the following:
- the LOC131413376 gene encoding uncharacterized protein LOC131413376, with translation MSGRGKGGKGLGKGGAKRHRKVLRDNIQGITKPAIRRLARRGGVKRISGLIYEETRGVLKVFLENVIRDAVTYTEHAKRKTVTAMDVVYALKRQGRTLYGFGAGVLGDSLGALGHGVLGQLPGQQQAHGRLDLPGRDGRAFVVMRQARRLARDALEDVVDERVHDAHGLGRDAGKQGGKARAKAKTRSSRAGLQFPVGRVHRLLRKGNYAERVGAGAPVYLAAVLEYLTAEILELAGNAARDNKKTRIIPRHLQLAIRNDEELNKLLGKVTIAQGGVLPNIQAVLLPKKTESHHKTKVYIKATSSVLHTLLFLSFSEMARTKQTARKSTGGKAPRKQLATKAARKSAPATGGVKKPHRYRPGTVALREIRRYQKSTELLIRKLPFQRLVREIAQDFKTDLRFQSSAVMALQEACEAYLVGLFEDTNLCYSLVFTMSGRGKGGKGLGKGGAKRHRKVLRDNIQGITKPAIRRLARRGGVKRISGLIYEETRGVLKVFLENVIRDAVTYTEHAKRKTVTAMDVVYALKRQGRTLYGFGG
- the LOC131414063 gene encoding histone H2B type 1-C/E/F/G/I, whose protein sequence is MPEPAKSAPAPKKGSKKAVTKAQKKDGKKRKRSRKESYSVYVYKVLKQVHPDTGISSKAMGIMNSFVNDIFERIAGEASRLAHYNKRSTITSREIQTAVRLLLPGELAKHAVSEGTKAVTKYTSSK
- the LOC131414055 gene encoding histone H2A type 1-J; this translates as MSGRGKQGGKARAKAKTRSSRAGLQFPVGRVHRLLRKGNYAERVGAGAPVYLAAVLEYLTAEILELAGNAARDNKKTRIIPRHLQLAIRNDEELNKLLGKVTIAQGGVLPNIQAVLLPKKTESHHKTKGK